The Sebastes umbrosus isolate fSebUmb1 chromosome 4, fSebUmb1.pri, whole genome shotgun sequence genome has a window encoding:
- the LOC119486207 gene encoding golgin subfamily A member 6-like protein 22 isoform X1 has translation MYRPSYTSPFSLTSDLDMWDTKSRFTAQTSAWCGMAAVSGTGFLSNVSTSTSGSTGGFRQNDPGLRKWQSLSHLAPEGATRPFRPSPGDELRAARGESSFRQAEGVQWLQGAHERLDTHLDRLRARNSQLSYNITAAQLLDMKHKQLSETMGALEQQKEAVELSQFEKSRQRGELHEKVLQLEKDLMQMRSTFDRGSNGQPTERMAPMSQEDFNRQERQKVDRELCQLREALRDAETRAKTQEEERNQALQKLQSSAETQKTLLNQIEEMNRRRQTHSEVQEQLSDANNKISQACLEKAILSTQVLKLEDNIKELKAKLTGALSDKDHLIQEKADVHQRAQQASEGCESHNNKQDHDTVDELMKGELKALREVNQKLTCELEMTEQKVNTSQSQLQEVTAEKVSDSKQITDLKAERSQLIREKEELLSKMNEGGHEESTEIKEKCFQLRESMEVELEKQKLQDRCMCLEAEVLEKEEKLHLQEEEHQKQDAVRVQSVEELKAVASHWAGKWQKVALTLQSTQEELEELKKNNSRNELQAEDAHLATEIERLQREGQKDKEEIENLRQHKAAMETVLARAKKESDSLLRVELDACKQELELERSRSQALLHRYKDKGGEASVQTEDAETQTDLSESSLLWETPPDAHSSHNKAPQASGDAQDDGGQANVSTTNSLRVQLEESRRRTNQLQQEETLAVQKLQTLRQLYPGKDEKPSVEGRTDKTVNPETDQQRRMVTEQLKNLFKEREGKEVGKVDNRSSTGQTGASSPQDWSQTPKVVRNSMDRRSWQQGSGLMPVVEEDEEESDGSGEEEVEPLEEDHDEENFHNQSQQMSTMSAEIHNLKAQNENRLQATLRQPIQDGPPTAKKLSDKSSHCSDEQKRPPLLYPDGIFLAELVDMCSPDEDDEDEGEDK, from the exons ATGTATAGACCTTCGTACACAAGTCCATTTTCTCTCACCTCGGACCTCGACATGTGGGACACCAAATCTCGCTTTACAGCTCAG ACTTCGGCATGGTGTGGTATGGCTGCTGTCTCTGGTACAGGATTTCTGTCCAACGTCAGCACAAG CACATCTGGAAGCACTGGTGGCTTCAGACAGAACGACCCAGGTCTAAGGAAGTGGCAGTCATTGTCCCATCTGGCACCTGAGGGTGCTACAAGACCCTTTCGTCCATCTCCGGGGGATGAATTAAGGGCTGCCCGAGGTGAAAGTAGCTTTAGACAAGCAGAAGGGGTGCAATGGCTGCAGGGTGCTCACGAGCGTTTAGACACTCACCTCGACCGGCTGAGGGCCAGAAATTCACAGCTGAGCTACAACATAACTGCTGCACAACTGCTTGACATGAAACATAag CAGCTGTCAGAAACAATGGGCGCTCTTGAGCAGCAGAAGGAGGCAGTTGAATTATCCCAATTTGAAAAGAGTCGGCAACGTGGAGAGCTTCATGAAAA GGTCCTACAGCTGGAGAAGGACCTGATGCAAATGAGGTCTACTTTTGACAGAGGAAGCAATGGTCAACCAACCGAAAGAATGGCACCAATGAGTCAAGAAGACTTTAACAGACAG GAGAGGCAGAAGGTTGACAGAGAGCTGTGTCAGCTGAGAGAGGCTCTGAGAGATGCTGAGACGAGGGCAAagacacaagaagaagaacgaAACCAGGCACTCCAGAAACTCCAGTCTTCTGCAGAG ACACAGAAGACGCTGTTGAATCAAATAGAGGAGATGAATCGAAGAAGACAGACTCACTCTGAAGTGCAAGAACAGCTGAGTGACGCTAACAACAAGATCAGCCAAGCATGCCTG GAAAAAGCCATCTTGTCAACTCAAGTGCTGAAGCTGGAGGATAATATTAAAGAACTGAAGGCCAAACTGACAGGAGCTCTGTCTGACAAAGATCACCTGATCCAg GAGAAAGCAGATGTGCACCAGAGGGCCCAACAAGCTTCAGAGGGTTGTGAGTCCCACAACAATAAACAGGATCATGACACTGTTGATGAACTGATGAAGGGAGAATTAAAGGCTCTCAGAGAG GTAAATCAAAAGCTGACATGTGAGCTTGAAATGACTGAGCAGAAAGTGAACACATCACAGTCTCAGCTACAAGAGGTAACAGCAGAGAAGGTCTCTGACTCCAAACAGATCACAGATCTGAAGGCAGAACGATCTCAGCTGATCAGAGAAAAAGAGGAACTGTTGAGTAAAATGAATGAAGGTGGACATGAGGAGTCAACAGAGATTAAAGAAAAGTGCTTCCAGCTCAG GGAATCTATGGAAGTGGAATTAGAGAAACAGAAACTGCAGGATAGGTGTATGTGTTTGGAGGCTGAAGTCcttgagaaggaggagaagctACACCTGCAAGAGGAAGAGCATCAGAAACAAGATGCAGTGAGAGTCCAGAGCGTCGAGGAACTAAAAGCTGTGGCCTCACACTGGGCGGGTAAATGGCAAAAGGTGGCTTTGACCCTGCAGTCCACGCAGGAGGAACTAGAGGAGCTAAAAAAGAACAACTCCAGAAATGAA CTCCAAGCGGAGGATGCACATCTGGCAACTGAGATTGAAAGACTTCAGAGAGAGGGCCAGAAAGACAA AGAAGAAATTGAGAATCTGCGGCAGCACAAAGCTGCTATGGAGACGGTGCTGGCCAGAGCCAAG AAGGAATCAGACTCACTGCTCAGGGTTGAGCTTGATGCATGCAAACaagagctggagctggagaggagcaggagtcAGGCTCTGCTTCATAGATATAAAGATAAAG GTGGTGAGGCCTCGGTACAGACTGAGGAcgcagagacacagacaga CTTATCAGAATCCTCTTTGTTATGGGAGACGCCACCAGACGCCCACAGCAGCCACAACAAAGCCCCTCAG GCCTCTGGAGATGCTCAAGATGATGGAGGCCAAGCAAATGTCTCAACCACTAACTCACTGAGGGTCCAGCTGGAAG agagcaggaggaggacgaaccagctgcagcaggaggaaaCACTGGCGGTCCAGAAGCTTCAAACACTGAGGCAGCTTTACCCG GGTAAAGATGAGAAACCATCTGTTGAAGGCAGGACGGATAAAACTGTTAATCCAGAGACGGACCAGCAGAGGAGGATGGTCACTGAAcag TTAAAGAATCTGTTTAAGGAGCGAGAAGGAAAGGAGGTGGGAAAGGTTGACAACAGATCATCAACAGGTCAGACTGGAGCCTCATCACCACAAGACTGGTCCCAAACACCTAAAGTTGTGAGG AATTCAATGGACAGGAGGAGCTGGCAGCAGGGCTCTGGTTTGATGCCAGTGgttgaggaggatgaggaggagagtgaCGGGTCAGGAGAGGAGGAAGTAGAGCCATTAGAGGAGGACCATGATGAGGAAAACTTCCACAACCAAAGCCAACAG ATGTCAACTATGAGCGCAGAAATCCACAATCTGAAGGCACAAAATGAGAATCGGCTTCAAG CCACACTAAGGCAGCCGATCCAGGACGGCCCTCCTACTGCGAAGAAACTATCAGACAAGTCCTCTCACTGTTCAGATGAGCAGAAGAGGCCACCTCTCCTCTATCCTGATGGGATATTCCTGGCTGAGCTTGTAGATATGTGTAGCcctgatgaagatgatgaagacgaGGGAGAGGACAAATGA
- the LOC119486207 gene encoding golgin subfamily A member 6-like protein 22 isoform X3 — translation MYRPSYTSPFSLTSDLDMWDTKSRFTAQTSAWCGMAAVSGTGFLSNVSTSTSGSTGGFRQNDPGLRKWQSLSHLAPEGATRPFRPSPGDELRAARGESSFRQAEGVQWLQGAHERLDTHLDRLRARNSQLSYNITAAQLLDMKHKQLSETMGALEQQKEAVELSQFEKSRQRGELHEKVLQLEKDLMQMRSTFDRGSNGQPTERMAPMSQEDFNRQERQKVDRELCQLREALRDAETRAKTQEEERNQALQKLQSSAETQKTLLNQIEEMNRRRQTHSEVQEQLSDANNKISQACLEKAILSTQVLKLEDNIKELKAKLTGALSDKDHLIQEKADVHQRAQQASEGCESHNNKQDHDTVDELMKGELKALREVNQKLTCELEMTEQKVNTSQSQLQEVTAEKVSDSKQITDLKAERSQLIREKEELLSKMNEGGHEESTEIKEKCFQLRESMEVELEKQKLQDRCMCLEAEVLEKEEKLHLQEEEHQKQDAVRVQSVEELKAVASHWAGKWQKVALTLQSTQEELEELKKNNSRNELQAEDAHLATEIERLQREGQKDKEEIENLRQHKAAMETVLARAKKESDSLLRVELDACKQELELERSRSQALLHRYKDKGGEASVQTEDAETQTDLSESSLLWETPPDAHSSHNKAPQASGDAQDDGGQANVSTTNSLRVQLEESRRRTNQLQQEETLAVQKLQTLRQLYPGKDEKPSVEGRTDKTVNPETDQQRRMVTEQLKNLFKEREGKEVGKVDNRSSTGQTGASSPQDWSQTPKVVRNSMDRRSWQQGSGLMPVVEEDEEESDGSGEEEVEPLEEDHDEENFHNQSQQPH, via the exons ATGTATAGACCTTCGTACACAAGTCCATTTTCTCTCACCTCGGACCTCGACATGTGGGACACCAAATCTCGCTTTACAGCTCAG ACTTCGGCATGGTGTGGTATGGCTGCTGTCTCTGGTACAGGATTTCTGTCCAACGTCAGCACAAG CACATCTGGAAGCACTGGTGGCTTCAGACAGAACGACCCAGGTCTAAGGAAGTGGCAGTCATTGTCCCATCTGGCACCTGAGGGTGCTACAAGACCCTTTCGTCCATCTCCGGGGGATGAATTAAGGGCTGCCCGAGGTGAAAGTAGCTTTAGACAAGCAGAAGGGGTGCAATGGCTGCAGGGTGCTCACGAGCGTTTAGACACTCACCTCGACCGGCTGAGGGCCAGAAATTCACAGCTGAGCTACAACATAACTGCTGCACAACTGCTTGACATGAAACATAag CAGCTGTCAGAAACAATGGGCGCTCTTGAGCAGCAGAAGGAGGCAGTTGAATTATCCCAATTTGAAAAGAGTCGGCAACGTGGAGAGCTTCATGAAAA GGTCCTACAGCTGGAGAAGGACCTGATGCAAATGAGGTCTACTTTTGACAGAGGAAGCAATGGTCAACCAACCGAAAGAATGGCACCAATGAGTCAAGAAGACTTTAACAGACAG GAGAGGCAGAAGGTTGACAGAGAGCTGTGTCAGCTGAGAGAGGCTCTGAGAGATGCTGAGACGAGGGCAAagacacaagaagaagaacgaAACCAGGCACTCCAGAAACTCCAGTCTTCTGCAGAG ACACAGAAGACGCTGTTGAATCAAATAGAGGAGATGAATCGAAGAAGACAGACTCACTCTGAAGTGCAAGAACAGCTGAGTGACGCTAACAACAAGATCAGCCAAGCATGCCTG GAAAAAGCCATCTTGTCAACTCAAGTGCTGAAGCTGGAGGATAATATTAAAGAACTGAAGGCCAAACTGACAGGAGCTCTGTCTGACAAAGATCACCTGATCCAg GAGAAAGCAGATGTGCACCAGAGGGCCCAACAAGCTTCAGAGGGTTGTGAGTCCCACAACAATAAACAGGATCATGACACTGTTGATGAACTGATGAAGGGAGAATTAAAGGCTCTCAGAGAG GTAAATCAAAAGCTGACATGTGAGCTTGAAATGACTGAGCAGAAAGTGAACACATCACAGTCTCAGCTACAAGAGGTAACAGCAGAGAAGGTCTCTGACTCCAAACAGATCACAGATCTGAAGGCAGAACGATCTCAGCTGATCAGAGAAAAAGAGGAACTGTTGAGTAAAATGAATGAAGGTGGACATGAGGAGTCAACAGAGATTAAAGAAAAGTGCTTCCAGCTCAG GGAATCTATGGAAGTGGAATTAGAGAAACAGAAACTGCAGGATAGGTGTATGTGTTTGGAGGCTGAAGTCcttgagaaggaggagaagctACACCTGCAAGAGGAAGAGCATCAGAAACAAGATGCAGTGAGAGTCCAGAGCGTCGAGGAACTAAAAGCTGTGGCCTCACACTGGGCGGGTAAATGGCAAAAGGTGGCTTTGACCCTGCAGTCCACGCAGGAGGAACTAGAGGAGCTAAAAAAGAACAACTCCAGAAATGAA CTCCAAGCGGAGGATGCACATCTGGCAACTGAGATTGAAAGACTTCAGAGAGAGGGCCAGAAAGACAA AGAAGAAATTGAGAATCTGCGGCAGCACAAAGCTGCTATGGAGACGGTGCTGGCCAGAGCCAAG AAGGAATCAGACTCACTGCTCAGGGTTGAGCTTGATGCATGCAAACaagagctggagctggagaggagcaggagtcAGGCTCTGCTTCATAGATATAAAGATAAAG GTGGTGAGGCCTCGGTACAGACTGAGGAcgcagagacacagacaga CTTATCAGAATCCTCTTTGTTATGGGAGACGCCACCAGACGCCCACAGCAGCCACAACAAAGCCCCTCAG GCCTCTGGAGATGCTCAAGATGATGGAGGCCAAGCAAATGTCTCAACCACTAACTCACTGAGGGTCCAGCTGGAAG agagcaggaggaggacgaaccagctgcagcaggaggaaaCACTGGCGGTCCAGAAGCTTCAAACACTGAGGCAGCTTTACCCG GGTAAAGATGAGAAACCATCTGTTGAAGGCAGGACGGATAAAACTGTTAATCCAGAGACGGACCAGCAGAGGAGGATGGTCACTGAAcag TTAAAGAATCTGTTTAAGGAGCGAGAAGGAAAGGAGGTGGGAAAGGTTGACAACAGATCATCAACAGGTCAGACTGGAGCCTCATCACCACAAGACTGGTCCCAAACACCTAAAGTTGTGAGG AATTCAATGGACAGGAGGAGCTGGCAGCAGGGCTCTGGTTTGATGCCAGTGgttgaggaggatgaggaggagagtgaCGGGTCAGGAGAGGAGGAAGTAGAGCCATTAGAGGAGGACCATGATGAGGAAAACTTCCACAACCAAAGCCAACAG CCACACTAA
- the LOC119486207 gene encoding golgin subfamily A member 6-like protein 22 isoform X2, whose translation MYRPSYTSPFSLTSDLDMWDTKSRFTAQTSAWCGMAAVSGTGFLSNVSTSTSGSTGGFRQNDPGLRKWQSLSHLAPEGATRPFRPSPGDELRAARGESSFRQAEGVQWLQGAHERLDTHLDRLRARNSQLSYNITAAQLLDMKHKLSETMGALEQQKEAVELSQFEKSRQRGELHEKVLQLEKDLMQMRSTFDRGSNGQPTERMAPMSQEDFNRQERQKVDRELCQLREALRDAETRAKTQEEERNQALQKLQSSAETQKTLLNQIEEMNRRRQTHSEVQEQLSDANNKISQACLEKAILSTQVLKLEDNIKELKAKLTGALSDKDHLIQEKADVHQRAQQASEGCESHNNKQDHDTVDELMKGELKALREVNQKLTCELEMTEQKVNTSQSQLQEVTAEKVSDSKQITDLKAERSQLIREKEELLSKMNEGGHEESTEIKEKCFQLRESMEVELEKQKLQDRCMCLEAEVLEKEEKLHLQEEEHQKQDAVRVQSVEELKAVASHWAGKWQKVALTLQSTQEELEELKKNNSRNELQAEDAHLATEIERLQREGQKDKEEIENLRQHKAAMETVLARAKKESDSLLRVELDACKQELELERSRSQALLHRYKDKGGEASVQTEDAETQTDLSESSLLWETPPDAHSSHNKAPQASGDAQDDGGQANVSTTNSLRVQLEESRRRTNQLQQEETLAVQKLQTLRQLYPGKDEKPSVEGRTDKTVNPETDQQRRMVTEQLKNLFKEREGKEVGKVDNRSSTGQTGASSPQDWSQTPKVVRNSMDRRSWQQGSGLMPVVEEDEEESDGSGEEEVEPLEEDHDEENFHNQSQQMSTMSAEIHNLKAQNENRLQATLRQPIQDGPPTAKKLSDKSSHCSDEQKRPPLLYPDGIFLAELVDMCSPDEDDEDEGEDK comes from the exons ATGTATAGACCTTCGTACACAAGTCCATTTTCTCTCACCTCGGACCTCGACATGTGGGACACCAAATCTCGCTTTACAGCTCAG ACTTCGGCATGGTGTGGTATGGCTGCTGTCTCTGGTACAGGATTTCTGTCCAACGTCAGCACAAG CACATCTGGAAGCACTGGTGGCTTCAGACAGAACGACCCAGGTCTAAGGAAGTGGCAGTCATTGTCCCATCTGGCACCTGAGGGTGCTACAAGACCCTTTCGTCCATCTCCGGGGGATGAATTAAGGGCTGCCCGAGGTGAAAGTAGCTTTAGACAAGCAGAAGGGGTGCAATGGCTGCAGGGTGCTCACGAGCGTTTAGACACTCACCTCGACCGGCTGAGGGCCAGAAATTCACAGCTGAGCTACAACATAACTGCTGCACAACTGCTTGACATGAAACATAag CTGTCAGAAACAATGGGCGCTCTTGAGCAGCAGAAGGAGGCAGTTGAATTATCCCAATTTGAAAAGAGTCGGCAACGTGGAGAGCTTCATGAAAA GGTCCTACAGCTGGAGAAGGACCTGATGCAAATGAGGTCTACTTTTGACAGAGGAAGCAATGGTCAACCAACCGAAAGAATGGCACCAATGAGTCAAGAAGACTTTAACAGACAG GAGAGGCAGAAGGTTGACAGAGAGCTGTGTCAGCTGAGAGAGGCTCTGAGAGATGCTGAGACGAGGGCAAagacacaagaagaagaacgaAACCAGGCACTCCAGAAACTCCAGTCTTCTGCAGAG ACACAGAAGACGCTGTTGAATCAAATAGAGGAGATGAATCGAAGAAGACAGACTCACTCTGAAGTGCAAGAACAGCTGAGTGACGCTAACAACAAGATCAGCCAAGCATGCCTG GAAAAAGCCATCTTGTCAACTCAAGTGCTGAAGCTGGAGGATAATATTAAAGAACTGAAGGCCAAACTGACAGGAGCTCTGTCTGACAAAGATCACCTGATCCAg GAGAAAGCAGATGTGCACCAGAGGGCCCAACAAGCTTCAGAGGGTTGTGAGTCCCACAACAATAAACAGGATCATGACACTGTTGATGAACTGATGAAGGGAGAATTAAAGGCTCTCAGAGAG GTAAATCAAAAGCTGACATGTGAGCTTGAAATGACTGAGCAGAAAGTGAACACATCACAGTCTCAGCTACAAGAGGTAACAGCAGAGAAGGTCTCTGACTCCAAACAGATCACAGATCTGAAGGCAGAACGATCTCAGCTGATCAGAGAAAAAGAGGAACTGTTGAGTAAAATGAATGAAGGTGGACATGAGGAGTCAACAGAGATTAAAGAAAAGTGCTTCCAGCTCAG GGAATCTATGGAAGTGGAATTAGAGAAACAGAAACTGCAGGATAGGTGTATGTGTTTGGAGGCTGAAGTCcttgagaaggaggagaagctACACCTGCAAGAGGAAGAGCATCAGAAACAAGATGCAGTGAGAGTCCAGAGCGTCGAGGAACTAAAAGCTGTGGCCTCACACTGGGCGGGTAAATGGCAAAAGGTGGCTTTGACCCTGCAGTCCACGCAGGAGGAACTAGAGGAGCTAAAAAAGAACAACTCCAGAAATGAA CTCCAAGCGGAGGATGCACATCTGGCAACTGAGATTGAAAGACTTCAGAGAGAGGGCCAGAAAGACAA AGAAGAAATTGAGAATCTGCGGCAGCACAAAGCTGCTATGGAGACGGTGCTGGCCAGAGCCAAG AAGGAATCAGACTCACTGCTCAGGGTTGAGCTTGATGCATGCAAACaagagctggagctggagaggagcaggagtcAGGCTCTGCTTCATAGATATAAAGATAAAG GTGGTGAGGCCTCGGTACAGACTGAGGAcgcagagacacagacaga CTTATCAGAATCCTCTTTGTTATGGGAGACGCCACCAGACGCCCACAGCAGCCACAACAAAGCCCCTCAG GCCTCTGGAGATGCTCAAGATGATGGAGGCCAAGCAAATGTCTCAACCACTAACTCACTGAGGGTCCAGCTGGAAG agagcaggaggaggacgaaccagctgcagcaggaggaaaCACTGGCGGTCCAGAAGCTTCAAACACTGAGGCAGCTTTACCCG GGTAAAGATGAGAAACCATCTGTTGAAGGCAGGACGGATAAAACTGTTAATCCAGAGACGGACCAGCAGAGGAGGATGGTCACTGAAcag TTAAAGAATCTGTTTAAGGAGCGAGAAGGAAAGGAGGTGGGAAAGGTTGACAACAGATCATCAACAGGTCAGACTGGAGCCTCATCACCACAAGACTGGTCCCAAACACCTAAAGTTGTGAGG AATTCAATGGACAGGAGGAGCTGGCAGCAGGGCTCTGGTTTGATGCCAGTGgttgaggaggatgaggaggagagtgaCGGGTCAGGAGAGGAGGAAGTAGAGCCATTAGAGGAGGACCATGATGAGGAAAACTTCCACAACCAAAGCCAACAG ATGTCAACTATGAGCGCAGAAATCCACAATCTGAAGGCACAAAATGAGAATCGGCTTCAAG CCACACTAAGGCAGCCGATCCAGGACGGCCCTCCTACTGCGAAGAAACTATCAGACAAGTCCTCTCACTGTTCAGATGAGCAGAAGAGGCCACCTCTCCTCTATCCTGATGGGATATTCCTGGCTGAGCTTGTAGATATGTGTAGCcctgatgaagatgatgaagacgaGGGAGAGGACAAATGA